A single genomic interval of Penicillium psychrofluorescens genome assembly, chromosome: 2 harbors:
- a CDS encoding uncharacterized protein (ID:PFLUO_003554-T1.cds;~source:funannotate): protein MKAIQISEYVKGPLDLKVSDVPAPTPSPDKYLIEIHSAGTNFFDILQIQGKYQNQPPLPWVGGMEFAGTVLATPTASKTPSKYRVGDRVFGANQGAYATHVLVNEQTLLPVPSGWSFEDAAGLFVTAPTSYGGLVQRAGVKAGDWVLVHAAAGGVGLAAVQVAKAKGATVIATAGTQRKREIAREFGADYVIDYREKSWPEEVKKLCAAHRTGNGKAGVDIVYDPVGMIDASLKCVAWNARLLVIGFAAGSIEKVALNRVLLKNVSLVGLHWGQYARFETETVGAVWQGIFDLVAQGKFKGTAFKDESFSGLESVPRALHALGSRETWGKVVVNVVGDEKAKSRL, encoded by the exons ATGAAAGCGATTCAAATCAGTGAATACGTCAAG GGTCCCCTGGACCTAAAGGTCAGCGACGTCCCAGCACCAACCCCGTCGCCGGACAAATACTTGATTGAGATCCACTCCGCCGGGACCAATTTCTTCGACATCCTTCAAATCCAAGGCAAATACCAGAACCAGCCGCCGCTGCCATGGGTGGGTGGCATGGAGTTTGCCGGCACGGTGCTCGCCACCCCGACGGCCTCGAAGACACCGTCAAAGTACCGCGTCGGTGATCGCGTCTTTGGTGCTAACCAGGGTGCGTATGCGACGCATGTCCTGGTCAATGAGCAGACGCTGCTCCCTGTTCCGAGCGGCTGGAGTTTCGAGGATGCTGCGGGACTGTTTGTTACAGCGCCGACTTCCTACGGCGGTCTTGTGCAACGTGCCGGTGTCAAGGCTGGAGATTGGGTTCTGGTCCATGCTGCGGCAGGTGGTGTTGGTCTCGCTGCTGTGCaggtggccaaggccaagggTGCGACGGTGATTGCTACGGCGGGCACGCAGCGCAAGCGTGAGATTGCGCGGGAGTTTGGCGCAGACTATGTGATAGATTACCgggagaagagctggccagaggaggtgaagaagcTGTGTGCGGCACACCGTACGGGCAATGGCAAGGCGGGCGTGGATATTGTCTATGATCCCGTCGGCATGATCGATGCCAGTCTCAAGTGCGTGGCGTGGAATGCGCGCTTGCTGGTGATTGGGTTTGCGGCCGGAAGCATTGAGAAGGTCGCGCTGAATCGggtgctgctgaagaacgTGAGCCTGGTCGGCTTGCACTGGGGCCAGTATGCCCGGTTCGAGACCGAGACTGTGGGGGCTGTCTGGCAGGGGATTTTTGATCTGGTGGCCCAGGGCAAGTTCAAGGGAACGGCCTTCAAGGACGAGAGTTTTTCTGGTCTGGAGAGTGTGCCACGCGCCCTGCATGCGCTGGGTAGTCGCGAGACCTGGGGCAAGGTGGTGGTGAAcgtcgtcggcgacgagaaggcgaagagcCGGCTGTGA
- a CDS encoding uncharacterized protein (ID:PFLUO_003556-T1.cds;~source:funannotate) codes for MAFPFLRAFIALFVYRYFRLAVNLVSFWTFKPIPPPENPKLTSQDVSVIIPSLEGCGDELFETVRTILDNQPFEVLLVTIEANRKKAEKMLSAMPASKSRIRLFTVTHPNKRRQMTRAIPEVRTTITILADDDVSWPRTVLPWILAPFEKDEMYGGVVTCQRLRRASAPTLSERIWGFLGALYLERRNFDCGATTHVDGGLPCMSGRTVAYRTKILQDEGFTYSFTNEEWWWGKYQLNADDDNFITRWMVSHGWETYMQYHPEAEVLTTLEDNPRFLKQCARWSRSNWRSNLTSMFHEKHIWYHGLSHTSLPAAGIATRSEERPGGEHLGSPWSSYAVHLTTLSPPALLGDLLLVWLCHKATGPWGDVSHSRAMTALYLWMFTSKWIKLLGHYIRYPVDVLLLPVSVLFGYFHGIIKVYAVLTLNVTTWGSRDGADDYDAERMKKRTDLDRMKQPYYPSFLTK; via the exons ATGGCCTTTCCCTTTCTGCGGGCCTTCATCGCGCTGTT TGTGTACCGCTACTTCCGCCTCGCCGTCAATCTGGTTTCCTTCTGGACGTTTAAGCCGATTCCGCCACCGGAGAACCCGAAACTGACCTCGCAAGATGTCTCGGTCATTATTCCCTCCCTGGAGGGCTGCGGCGATGAGCTTTTCGAGACGGTCCGGACCATCCTGGATAATCAGCCCTTcgaggtgctgctggtcacCATTGAAGCCAATCGGAAGAAGGCCGAAAAGATGTTGAGTGCGATGCCAGCATCGAAATCGCGAATCCGCTTGTTCACCGTCACGCATCCCAACAAGCGCCGGCAGATGACCAGAGCCATCCCCGAAGTGCGGACGACCATCACCATTCTGGCGGATGACGATGTAAGTTGGCCGCGGACCGTACTGCCCTGGATCCTGGCTCCgtttgagaaggatgagatgTATGGAGGTGTGGTGACCTGTCAGCGACTGCGCCGCGCCAGTGCGCCGACTCTGTCGGAACGCATCTGGGGGTTTCTCGGCGCTTTGTATCTGGAACGGCGCAACTTCGACTGCGGCGCCACCACTCATGTGGACGGCGGCCTGCCGTGCATGTCGGGACGGACCGTGGCCTACCGGACCAAGATCCTTCAGGACGAAGGATTCACCTACTCCTTCACCAATGaggagtggtggtggggcAAGTACCAGCTcaacgccgacgacgacaacTTCATTACGCGGTGGATGGTCTCGCATGGCTGGGAAACCTACATGCAATATCACCCCGAGGCAGAGGTGCTCACCACGCTCGAGGACAACCCGCGGTTTCTAAAACAATGTGCCCGCTGGTCGCGCAGCAATTGGCGCAGCAATCTCACCAGCATGTTCCATGAGAAGCACATCTGGTA CCACGGCCTGTCCCACACGAGTCTCCCTGCCGCGGGCATTGCTACCCGTTCAGAGGAGCGCCCTGGAGGCGAGCACTTGGGGAGC CCGTGGAGTTCCTATGCCGTTCACTTGACGACCTTGTCCCCACCGGCCCTTCTGGgcgacctgctgctggtctggctATGCCACAAGGCGACTGGCCCATGGGGAGATGTCTCCCACAGCCGGGCCATGACGGCACTGTACCTGTGGATGTTCACTAGCAAGTGGATCAAGCTACTTGGCCACTACATCCGCTACCCGGTCGacgtgctgctgctgcccgttTCGGTACTGTTTGGGTATTTCCACGGCATCATCAAGGTGTACGCGGTGCTCACCCTCAATGTG ACCACATGGGGTAGCCgtgatggcgccgatgatTACGACGCCGAGCGCATGAAGAAACGAACCGATCTCGACCGCATGAAGCAGCCTTATTACCCTAGTTTCCTCACCAAATAA
- a CDS encoding uncharacterized protein (ID:PFLUO_003559-T1.cds;~source:funannotate), whose product MTGGYTCSRCLQGLRKGPQASSHHIRLSHLPHSRPRCTVSPSWVRSFGSQRNGRSPGTTLPEQGKAVSSPSGPSSTPISTPSLAQRAAASTASGSSVDTRALLKPNNLFHSFSNSPAPGIRQRAEFIKQNAFCPHPSHEQTRAPVSPHDPEARKTSDSTSVAPAHSHFECPDCGVPIYCSEGHWMDDFEAHLEICDTIRQINEDDHDLHSGRFFPEFSYPGLQDESFVINMTNWDTFLYTREYDAINSDRSMRQVTRMLTYPQTIASVLHELSPYSLRNNGRLTAEGLKSVTALRYSLHPPKSGEGTDMKGLRLKAPPARIFILGARAESSLPREVWLQLQNIFPRAMLHLIFIGPESMANRDAEFPLPERTPENPFGAIVEDRLGGQMKISTYVDYFHTMYKAQYFQPFDPYLDCIMLFHPGLGHPASSHEWEETLPQLLETKLPILCTGYTQFDMERDINWVHEKCAGEFDMLLEPGENIFRSLRWDLNDLDPHDISCGNWGLWAFRGKRYEATFKE is encoded by the exons ATGACAGGTGGTTATACCTGTTCCCGGTGCCTTCAGGGCCTCCGGAAGGGCCCTCAAGCCTCAAGTCACCACATTCGTCTCTCACACTTGCCCCATTCCCGACCAAGGTGCACCGTCTCTCCGTCTTGGGTCCGCAGCTTTGGCTCCCAACGCAATGGACGCTCACCGGGGACAACCTTGCCAGAGCAAGGCAAGGCCGTCTCCAGCCCGTCAGGCCCGTCCTCAACCCCCATTTCGACACCTTCGCTCGCCCAGCGCGCTGCagcctccacggcctccgGTTCCTCCGTCGATACGCGAGCCCTCCTGAAACCAAACAACCTGTTCCACTCGTTCTCCAACTCGCCCGCTCCAGGCATCCGCCAGCGTGCGGAATTCATCAAGCAGAATGCCTTTTGCCCTCACCCGAGCCACGAGCAGACCCGCGCCCCCGTCTCGCCGCACGATCCGGAAGCGCGCAAGACAAGCGACAGCACCAGTGTTGCCCCCGCGCACTCCCACTTTGAATGCCCCGACTGCGGTGTCCCCATTTATTGTTCGGAAGGCCATTGGATGGACGATTTCGAGGCCCATCTCGAGATCTGCGACACTATCCGCCAGATCAACGAGGATGACCACGACCTGCACTCGGGTCGCTTTTTCCCGGAGTTCTCGTACCCCGGCCTGCAGGATGAGAGTTTCGTGATCAACATGACCAATTGGGATACCTTTCTCTACACGCGCGAGTACGATGCGATCAACTCCGATCGCAGCATGCGCCAGGTCACCCGCATGCTGACCTACCCGCAAACCATTGCCAGTGTCTTGCATGAACTGAGTCCCTACAGCTTGCGCAACAATGGGCGATTGACAGCGGAGGGACTGAAGAGCGTAACCG CTCTCCGCTACTCCCTGCATCCCCCTAAGTCCGGTGAAGGCACCGACATGAAGGGCCTCCGCCTCAAGGCGCCGCCAGCCCGAATCTTTATCCTCGGCGCCCGTGCCGAGTCTTCCCTCCCCCGCGAAGTGTGGCTCCAGCTGCAAAACATCTTCCCGCGCGCAATGCTGCACCTCATTTTCATCGGCCCCGAGAGCATGGCCAACCGCGATGCGGAGTTCCCGCTGCCCGAGCGCACGCCGGAGAACCCCTTCGGCGCCATCGTGGAAGATCGCCTGGGCGGCCAGATGAAGATCAGCACCTACGTCGACTACTTCCACACCATGTACAAGGCGCAGTACTTCCAGCCGTTCGACCCCTACCTCGACTGCATTATGCTTTTCCACCCTGGCCTGGGCCATCCCGCCAGTTCGCACGAGTGGGAGGAGACGCTGCCGCAATTGCTGGAGACGAAACTGCCCATCTTGTGTACGGGTTACACGCAGTTTGACATGGAACGCGATATCAACTGGGTTCATGAGAAATGTGCCGGCGAGTTCGATATGCTGCTTGAGCCCGGCGAGAATATCTTCCGCAGTCTGCGCTGGGATCTGAATGACCTCGATCCCCATGATATTTCGTGCGGGAACTGGGGACTGTGGGCTTTCCGAGGAAAGAG ATACGAGGCTACTTTCAAGGAGTAG
- a CDS encoding uncharacterized protein (ID:PFLUO_003557-T1.cds;~source:funannotate): MAALPRAAALPSRLFPSARLNASRCRCIHSSPVKAAVAHPATAHGPPPKAPAPSSEFKKHPTPPENPESAQPAAERANLTKPTTSGLRKRFWKDVHVQGMPEEYQVLLDKRPVRTPTKEVLSIPPTKPHLAHAIALEWDVMTTAQQAIKTHLIPLTSLSARAADIVREDAEGLTTTREQIIKTAMRYLETDTLLCWEPERETGPTHLLEKQETGEPIESLREIQMRVAKEIMGFLSTKVWPGLEIKPILDSESIMPVSQPRGTQDSIRTWISELSPHDLAALERGILASKSLLIAVRLLVEWSENFRAVQRVERKFGIEEAAEASNLEVKWQTDMWGEVEDTHDVDWEDLKRQLGSVVVLVSGERR; encoded by the exons ATGGCAGCTCTCCCTCGCGCGGCTGCATTGCCGTCGCGACTTTTCCCGTCTGCCCGGCTCAATGCCTCGCGTTGCCGGTGCATCCATTCCTCGCCCGTCAAGGCAGCAGTCGCACACCCAGCCACGGCCCATGGCCCGCCCCCGAAAGCTCCGGCGCCATCATCAGAGTTCAAGAAGCACCCAACACCCCCAGAAAACCCAGAGTCCGCACAACCGGCGGCGGAGAGAGCCAATCTCACGAAGCCTACTACCAGCGGGCTGAGAAAACGGTTCTGGAAGGATGTCCATGTCCAGGGGATGCCAG AGGAATACCAAGTTCTGCTTGACAAGCGTCCCGTCCGAACGCCTACCAAAGAAGTGCTCTCCATTCCGCCGACGAAGCCTCACCTTGCACATGCGATCGCCCTCGAGTGGGATGTGATGACCACTGCCCAACAGGCAATCAAAACCCATCTCATTCCCTTGACTTCCCTGTCGGCTCGCGCGGCCGACATTGTGCGCGAAGATGCTGAGGgcctcaccaccacccgagAGCAGATCATTAAGACGGCCATGCGCTACCTCGAAACCGACACACTCCTCTGCTGGGAGCCGGAGCGGGAAACCGGACCGACCCATTTACTAGAGAAGCAGGAGACTGGGGAACCAATTGAGAGTCTACGGGAGATCCAGATGCGggtggccaaggagattATGGGGTTCTTGTCTACGAAGGTATGGCCGGGCCTGGAGATCAAGCCCATCCTCGACAGCGAAAGCATTATGCCCGTGTCGCAGCCGCGGGGGACCCAGGACAGCATTCGCACCTGGATCTCGGAGCTCTCACCGCATGATCTGGCCGCGCTGGAGCGAGGGATCCTCGCGTCCAAGAGCCTGCTGATCGCGGTCCGACTTTTGGTGGAGTGGAGCGAGAATTTCCGGGCGGTGCAGCGGGTTGAGAGGAAATTCGGGATCGaggaggcggccgaggcATCGAATCTGGAGGTGAAATGGCAGACGGACATGTGGGGTGAGGTCGAGGACACGCACGATGTCGATTGGGAGGACCTGAAGCGGCAGCTGGGCagcgtggtggtgctggtgagCGGCGAGCGGcgatag
- a CDS encoding uncharacterized protein (ID:PFLUO_003560-T1.cds;~source:funannotate), producing the protein MQFTKALFFLSAIAPVAFAAEAAQAAAPAANHKTLTLWPATYTPTPTPTSTPTPTWTPTPTRTPTSTPLVSSTPLTTSSVTVKVSPSTPAPPKATPTNTTNGASSLKLSGAVAAAAMAVAGFVLA; encoded by the coding sequence aTGCAGTTCACCAAGGCTCTGTTCTTCCTCTCGGCCATCGCGCccgtcgccttcgccgctGAGGCCGCTCAGGCTGCTGCCCCAGCAGCCAACCACAAGACCCTCACTCTGTGGCCTGCGACCTACACGCCCACGCCCACCCCGACCAGCACCCCAACTCCTACCTGGACCCCGACGCCCACCCGCACCCCCACTAGCACTCCGCTTGTGTCCAGCACCCCTCTCACTACCTCCTCCGTCACCGTGAAGGTCAGCCCCTCGACGCCCGCGCCACCCAAGGCGACGCCCACCAACACGACCAACGGCGCCTCGTCGCTCAAGCTGTCCGGCGCTGTGGCCGCTGCTGCGATGGCCGTGGCTGGGTTCGTGCTGGCCTAA
- a CDS encoding uncharacterized protein (ID:PFLUO_003555-T1.cds;~source:funannotate), whose protein sequence is MSAPPSYDESQAQNKAPPYHNWQEAVPDTATFPPPPVSGYYASGTGNASTDDADRAHAFCDNTALWKPTRPSPAVYRAVQEYDIRPVQPRELRGRVVPQPPPTREWKGASADRNRDCVVLTHLPLYFAAVDSPFEQQTSKTIYFEVTLLGLRAGPGADQSGFSIGFAAQPYPSWRSPGWERGSLGVCSDDGCRFVNDSWGGRDFVTSFNVVGETVGIGMVFTQPDKISTDSKDRRRCAVKVFFTRDGRRVGEWDLHEEVDADSGSVEGLEGDYDLYGAIGLFGGVDFTACFSPTGWRWRP, encoded by the coding sequence ATGTCTGCTCCGCCCAGCTACGACGAGTCCCAGGCCCAGAATAAGGCACCCCCTTATCACAACTGGCAAGAGGCCGTCCCAGATACGGCGACGTTCCCCCCGCCGCCAGTGTCGGGTTACTACGCTTCAGGGACGGGAAATGCATCCACCGACGATGCGGACCGCGCCCATGCATTTTGTGACAACACGGCCTTGTGGAAACCCACAAGGCCCTCACCTGCCGTATATCGTGCGGTGCAAGAGTATGACATCCGGCCTGTGCAGCCCCGCGAACTCCGCGGGCGGGTTGTCCCCCAGCCCCCGCCAACACGCGAATGGAAAGGAGCATCTGCAGACCGGAATCGCGACTGTGTGGTTTTGACGCATCTGCCTCTCTACTTCGCCGCGGTGGACTCGCCGTTTGAGCAACAAACAAGCAAAACCATCTATTTCGAGGTGACGCTACTTGGCCTGCGCGCTGGGCCTGGAGCTGACCAGAGCGGGTTTTCCATCGGCTTTGCCGCGCAGCCCTATCCCTCGTGGCGCTCCCCGGGCTGGGAACGAGGAAGTCTGGGAGTTTGCTCGGATGATGGCTGTCGCTTCGTGAATGATTCATGGGGCGGGCGTGATTTCGTCACTTCATTCAACGTCGTCGGCGAGACCGTTGGCATCGGCATGGTGTTTACTCAACCGGACAAGATAAGCACTGACTCGAAAGACCGGAGGAGGTGCGCGGTCAAAGTGTTTTTCACTCGCGATGGACGAAGAGTAGGGGAGTGGGATCTGCATGAAGAGGTGGACGCGGATTCTGGGAGCGTCGAAGGGTTAGAAGGAGACTATGATCTGTACGGGGCCATTGGCCTGTTTGGGGGCGTTGACTTCACAGCTTGCTTTAGCCCTAccggctggcgctggaggcCCTAG
- a CDS encoding uncharacterized protein (ID:PFLUO_003558-T1.cds;~source:funannotate) yields MPAYPSHKRSRSALALTLLHRDKSKGEDKDSVDDDTDNQSIGSLRSNGSLRHMRSASRHSRRKQPNLDTISARGSSQEPLEPVISNQSTDTMEKVLSVAQTEGSSMSLDQSVRTFRFFEILRSGDTIAISKAIKETKDPQAANALYGTTALHLALQCAEPEVVEFVLSSADEEDINARDREGNTPLHLAAQLGRVPLVRDLLSQPSVNDAITNYRGQMALDVARTPEIFQQLQLSRSLFIDTKTQEIQALIAKHDYENLEKLLEEPRVEGIIDVNSQELVTDRTTLQSGGTLLHEGARNKDGQLIQILLTHGADPFRRDKKGKLPQDVTKDDKTKAILKKSPAAVIAQRGIQEKAILGNNNAQGLAGRVSTGEAPLAGKDAREMKGYLKKWTNYTSGYKLRWFALEDGVLSYYKHQDDAGSACRGAINMKIARLSMDAQDKTRFEILGKSSVKYHLKANHVVEAKRWFWALNNAIQWAKDEAKEEERQRSKNAEVLRQAKIDQSEGRAPDTISESGLTHKPSGKGLAPPVPSGSESLSMQGSRTTFDKDDESAYGGSYDQSTAQNDVNRVISHVTTATDVDGDDDDYGDYGSSRDMPATDKDALNITAQSAKIQLDLLANVAASLQAERSKSPDMTIADPAVVQALGAYEAAVSSLKGLVQNLLKISRDRDSHWQYRLSREEHLRQMWEESMARVAHEHEELQSKMGESEEKRKRTKRALKEALESATASSRSISGAPFRVPAEGQRSMESSQPDFRTPEAEAETNQSNEQTVEPTVHRKPSMPSQMDNLYDESDEDEFFDAIDAGEIEVEDLTKVGPKDQEEPKNESAEVRAVKYSVIEPSFRGYEEPIRKRLKMDNDNRPKISLWGILKSMIGKDMTKMTLPVSFNEPTSLLQRVAEDLEYTDLLDIAADRSDSMERLVYVASYAASEYASTIGRVAKPFNPLLGETFEYVRPDKGYRFFVEQVSHHPPIGAAWAESPKWDYWGESSLKSKFYGKSFDINLLGTWFLKLRPITGGEELYTWKKVTSSVIGIITGNPTVDNYGLMEIKNWTTGEVCYLDFKPRGWKASSAYQVSGRVVDRDGSPKWSIGGRWNDKIYARHTPGFEAPVSGQDPESAKTLLVWQAHERPSGIPFNLTPFVLTLNAVTDSLQPWLPPTDTRLRPDQRAMEDGEYDFAASEKHRVEEKQRAKRKERDINGEVYKPQWFTRAREPITGEEYWAHNGKYWESRDHQDWSLAEDIF; encoded by the exons ATGCCAGCGTATCCTAGCCACAAACGCTCCCGCAGCGCGTTGGCGCTGACCCTGCTCCACCGGGACAAGTCCAAGGGTGAAGATAAGGACAGTGTCGACGACGATACCGACAACCAGTCAATCGGCTCCTTGCGCTCGAATGGCTCTTTGAGACACATGCGCAGCGCCAGCCGCCATAGTCGTCGCAAGCAACCCAACCTCGATACCATCTCGGCCCGCGGCTCCTCCCAAGAACCCCTCGAACCTGTCATCTCCAACCAGAGCACGGACACGATGGAAAAAGTGCTCTCGGTGGCCCAGACAGAGGGTAGCAGCATGTCTCTGGACCAGTCTGTTCGCACATTTCGGTTCTTTGAGATTCTGCGCAGCGGAGACACCATTGCGATCTCCAAAGCGATCAAGGAGACCAAAGACCCGCAAGCTGCGAACGCTCTATATGGAACTACGGCTCTCCATTTGGCGCTCCAGTGTGCCGAGCCCGAGGTGGTCGAATTTGTGCTGTCTTCCGCGGACGAAGAGGATATCAACGCCCGGGATCGCGAAGGAAACACCCCCCTCCACCTGGCCGCTCAGTTGGGGCGTGTTCCTCTGGTGCGTGACCTGCTGAGCCAGCCCTCGGTCAACGATGCGATCACCAACTATCGCGGCCAGATGGCCCTCGATGTCGCCCGCACGCCCGAGAttttccagcagctgcagctgtCTCGGTCACTGTTCATTGATACCAAGACACAGGAGATCCAAGCGCTGATTGCCAAGCACGACTACGAGAACCTTGAGAAGCTATTGGAAGAGCCTCGGGTGGAAGGCATTATAGATGTGAACAGCCAGGAGCTGGTGACGGATCGGACCACTTTACAATCGGGCGGCACTCTCCTGCACGAAGGTGCCCGAAACAAGGACGGGCAACTTATTCAGATTCTACTCACCCACGGAGCGGACCCCTTCCGGCGTGATAAGAAGGGGAAGTTACCCCAAGATGTCACCAAGGATGACAAGACCAAGGCGATTCTGAAGAAATCACCAGCCGCAGTCATCGCGCAGCGAGGCATTCAGGAGAAGGCAATTCTTGGCAACAACAATGCTCAGGGACTTGCCGGGAGAGTTTCGACGGGTGAGGCGCCGCTTGCGGGTAAAGATGCTCGGGAGATGAAGGGATATCTCAAGAAGTGGACGAACTACACCAGTGGTTACAAGTTGCGCTGGTTTGCGCTGGAGGATGGCGTCCTGAGCTACTACAAGCATCAAG ACGATGCCGGCTCTGCTTGTCGGGGTGCGATCAACATGAAGATTGCACGACTCAGTATGGATGCGCAGGACAAAACCCGCTTTGAAATCCTCGGCAAATCCTCGGTCAAATACCACCTCAAGGCAAACCATGTGGTAGAGGCAAAGCGCTGGTTTTGGGCCTTGAACAATGCGATACAGTGGGCCAAGGACGAAgccaaggaggaagaacgGCAGCGCTCGAAGAACGCGGAGGTGCTGCGTCAGGCCAAAATTGATCAGTCCGAGGGACGGGCGCCGGATACCATATCTGAATCTGGTCTGACCCATAAACCCAGTGGCAAGGGTCTAGCACCCCCGGTGCCTAGTGGTAGTGAGAGCCTCAGCATGCAAGGATCTCGCACGACGTTTGATAAAGACGACGAGAGCGCCTATGGTGGCTCGTATGATCAAAGCACTGCACAGAACGACGTGAACCGAGTGATCAGCCATGTCACTACGGCGACCGATGTCGacggtgacgacgatgacTATGGCGACTATGGCTCCAGCCGTGATATGCCCGCCACCGACAAAGATGCTCTCAATATCACCGCACAATCGGCCAAGATTCAactggatctcctcgccaACGTGGCTGCTTCGTTGCAGGCTGAGAGGTCGAAGAGTCCAGACATGACGATTGCAGACCCGGCAGTCGTCCAGGCTCTTGGTGCGTATGAAGCAGCCGTCAGCAGTCTGAAGGGCCTGGTGCAGAATCTACTCAAGATCTCGCGAGACCGAGACTCCCACTGGCAATATCGCCTCAGCAGGGAGGAACACCTTCGCCAAATGTGGGAGGAAAGCATGGCCCGAGTCGCTCACGAGCATGAAGAGTTGCAATCCAAGATGGGCGAGTCAGAAGAGAAGCGGAAACGAACGAAGAGAGCACTGAAAGAGGCTTTGGAGAGTGCAACAGCCAGCAGCCGCTCTATCAGCGGCGCTCCCTTCCGCGTGCCGGCGGAAGGCCAGAGGTCTATGGAAAGTAGCCAACCCGATTTCCGTACTCCGGAAGCAGAGGCCGAGACAAACCAGTCGAACGAACAGACAGTTGAACCCACCGTTCACCGAAAGCCATCTATGCCCTCCCAGATGGACAATTTGTACGACGAGTCTGATGAGGACGAGTTTTTCGATGCTATCGACGCCGGAGAGATCGAGGTGGAGGATCTGACCAAGGTTGGGCCAAAGGATCAAGAAGAACCGAAGAATGAGAGTGCTGAGGTCCGTGCTGTCAAATATTCTGTCATTGAACCGTCCTTCAGGGGTTATGAAGAACCCATTCGAAAGCGGCTCAAGATGGACAATGACAATCGACCCAAGATTTCTCTTTGG GGCATCCTGAAATCCATGATCGGCAAGGACATGACGAAGATGACTCTTCCGGTCTCTTTCAATGAGCCCACTTCACTGTTGCAGCGTGTGGCTGAGGATCTGGAATATACTGACCTTCTTGATATCGCGGCGGATCGATCTGACTCGATGGAGCGTCTGGTCTATGTGGCCTCGTACGCGGCAAGTGAATATGCCTCGACCATTGGACGTGTGGCAAAGCCCTTCAACCCTCTCCTCGGCGAGACTTTCGAGTACGTCCGGCCCGACAAGGGCTACCGGTTCTTTGTTGAGCAGGTCAGCCATCATCCGCCCATTGGCGCTGCGTGGGCTGAATCGCCCAAATGGGATTACTGG GGCGAATCTTCTCTGAAATCCAAATTCTACGGCAAGTCATTCGACATTAACCTGCTGGGCACTTGGTTTCTGAAATTGCGGCccatcaccggcggcgaaGAACTGTAcacctggaagaaggtcACTTCATCCgtcatcggcatcatcaccGGCAACCCCACGGTGGACAACTACGGTCTCATGGAAATCAAGAACTGGACGACGGGTGAGGTCTGTTACCTGGACTTCAAGCCTCGAGGCTGGAAGGCGTCCTCCGCCTACCAAGTAAGCGGACGTGTCGTCGACCGGGATGGCTCTCCCAAATGGAGTATCGGCGGCCGATGGAACGACAAGATCTATGCCCGCCACACCCCGGGCTTCGAGGCGCCGGTGTCTGGTCAAGACCCGGAATCGGCCAAGACGTTATTGGTCTGGCAGGCTCACGAGCGTCCTTCTGGTATCCCGTTCAACCTGACACCCTTCGTGCTCACGCTCAACGCGGTCACCGATAGTCTGCAACCATGGCTTCCGCCCACCGACACTCGTTTGCGTCCTGATCAACGTGCCATGGAGGACGGCGAGTACGATTTTGCCGCCAGTGAGAAGCACCGTGTGGAGGAGAAGCAACGCGCCAAGcggaaagagagagatatcAACGGCGAGGTGTACAAGCCCCAATGGTTTACTCGGGCTCGGGAACCGATCACTGGGGAGGAGTACTGGGCTCACAATGGCAAGTATTGGGAGTCGCGAGATCACCAGGATTGGAGCCTAGCCGAAGACATCTTCTGA